A genome region from Arachis duranensis cultivar V14167 chromosome 8, aradu.V14167.gnm2.J7QH, whole genome shotgun sequence includes the following:
- the LOC107461798 gene encoding DNA glycosylase/AP lyase ROS1-like — protein sequence METGVQFPWIPETPVKSSPNRQKISNRDDNSTSSVKLDFDILNLGDEDDASAAAANNQVPNAPSQCDDGNTSHDELKTLNPPSSKKRRGDNKKKGSNNNGQHTKLRKKIYRPRILVDESLDTKKVEKKSQPKVPKTPKKKKTPSRTPKPSTPNKKKNQPRRAPSCKLLLLPLLNDEGRASLPFLGNNINKFDQEYFDFESSICKNALGSQYNLLETYQKLASFSSSCLMHSRQVGANFPSMCRRKRMKRIRARLEKYLTPFKKGLRSKIFIRKKKSCLEKFTIEGLTTTKKEMKSLIRRIRSLKRMKKSRKTKGKNGQLVEYEEGLGGDRMLVPYTGHDPNNKKLRVEVALDEETLRVWNLIMDGKTHEDSDDLKQQQWERERFAYKCKVGVFMVKMHELQGSREFSPWKGSVLDSVIGAYLTQNVSDHLSSSAYMSLAARFPIKSSTTDLCIEDVPRVERIQFIESSAIFPGDELTEELEKIKVEEMVSRDVKEEPFKSNNKEEETRGKLLKEVDKETRERWDKLRKEYGKSTRHSDYDDSVDWEAVRCADVKEIATAIAGRGQHNIIAERIKSLLNELHDSYGDLDLEWLRYAPPTEAKRCLLDIYGLGLKSVECIRLLTLQNKAFPVDVNVGRIAVRLGWVPLQPLPEETQIHNLEKYPLFDNIQKYLWPRLCHLLPKDLYQLHYHLITFGKVFCTKKNPNCNACPMSTNCEHFKSAFASAQSLPGTTSRQPTKDKIVTDNLLPMPIFEVNQSSTTTKYQAYRECEPIIEMPSSPEAESERIYMLEFEANNEEEDYHVSDEANKEEEDYPSPDDEKILVMNLSSQSKETHNHSSQEDKNHMNISASLVTLPCTGSMPAPKMKNASRLRTERLVYVLNDGHPLLTERTPLEPGDPSPYSLVIWSADELEKSNESIMNNIQEKDSLTVPGTILIPCRTAMRGRFPLNGTYFQVNEVFADYDSMKNPIDVPRTWLWHLEKRIAYFGAGASSILKGLSADEIKDCFWKGYVCVRAIDAKTGAPRPLSYRFHRNTTVKAKTGNKTTQEKEVKTDKTTQEKEG from the exons ATGGAGACTGGAGTACAATTTCCATGGATACCAGAAACTCCGGTAAAATCTTCTCCCAATAgacaaaaaatatcaaataggGACGATAATTCTACTTCTTCAGTTAAATTGGATTTTGATATACTAAACCTTGGAGATGAGGATGATGCATCTGCCGCTGCTGCAAACAATCAAGTCCCAAATGCACCTTCTCAAT GTGATGATGGTAATACCAGCCATGATGAATTGAAAACTCTAAATCCACCGTCttcaaagaaaagaagaggggACAACAAGAAGAAAGGGTCAAATAATAATGGACAGCAcacaaaacttagaaaaaaaatatatagaccAAGAATATTGGTTGATGAAAGCCTAGACACCAAGAAAGTAGAAAAAAAATCTCAACCCAAAGTCCCAAAAACTCCCAAGAAGAAAAAGACTCCAAGTAGGACCCCAAAACCTTCAACTCCCAATAAGAAGAAAAACCAACCAAGAAGAGCTCCTTCATGCAAGTTATTACTATTGCCATTACTTAACGATGAAGGAAGAGCCTCTCTTCCATTCTTGGGGAATAATATCAATAAGTTTGATCAAGAATATTTTGACTTTGAGAGTTCAATTTGCAAGAATGCATTAGGTTCTCAATACAACTTACTTGAGACTTACCAAAAATTGGCATCATTTTCAAGTTCTTGTTTGATGCATAGTAGGCAAGTTGGAGCAAATTTTCCAAGCATGTGCAggagaaaaagaatgaaaaggatCAGAGCAAGGTTAGAGAAATACTTGACCCCTTTCAAAAAGGGATTAAGGTCAAAGATTTtcattagaaagaaaaaaagttgcCTAGAAAAGTTTACCATAGAAGGATTGACTACTACCAAAAAGGAAATGAAATCTCTTATCAGGAGGATACGGTCActgaagaggatgaaaaaaAGTAGAAAGACGAAAGGAAAAAATGGTCAACTAGTTGAATATGAAGAAGGATTGGGTGGTGATCGAATGTTAGTACCTTATACGGGACATGATCCTAATAATAAGAAGTTAAGAGTTGAGGTTGCACTTGATGAAGAGACGTTGAGGGTGTGGAACTTAATCATGGATGGAAAAACACACGAAGACAGTGATGACTTGAAGCAACAGCAATGGGAACGTGAAAGATTTGCTTATAAATGTAAGGTTGGAGTATTCATGGTGAAAATGCATGAGTTGCAAG GTAGTAGGGAGTTCTCACCATGGAAAGGTTCTGTCTTAGATTCTGTAATTGGAGCTTACCTTACTCAAAATGTATCTGATCATTTGTCAAG TTCTGCTTACATGTCACTTGCTGCAAGATTTCCCATCAAATCATCAACCACTGACTTATGTATAGAGGATGTACCTCGTGTTGAAAGAATACAATTCATTGAAAGTAGTGCAATTTTTCCAGGAGATGAACTTACCGAAGaattagaaaaaatcaaagttGAAGAAATGGTATCTCGTGATGTAAAGGAAGAGCCTTTTAAATCCAATAATAAG GAAGAAGAAACAAGAGGAAAGTTACTAAAAGAGGTGGATAAAGAAACTAGAGAACGTTGGGATAAACTTAGAAAAGAGTACGGTAAGAGTACAAGACACAGTGACTATGATGACTCTGTTGATTGGGAAGCAGTGAGATGTGCAGATGTGAAGGAAATTGCTACAGCTATTGCAGGTCGTGGTCAACACAATATTATTGCTGAAAGAATAAAG AGTTTACTCAATGAATTACATGACTCGTATGGAGATTTGGATTTAGAATGGCTGCGATATGCTCCACCAACAGAAGCAAA GAGATGTCTCTTGGACATTTATGGATTAGGATTGAAAAGTGTAGAGTGCATACGACTTTTAACCCTTCAGAACAAAGCTTTTCCT GTGGACGTAAATGTTGGAAGAATTGCTGTACGTCTAGGATGGGTTCCTCTCCAACCCTTACCTGAAGAAACACAAATACATAATTTAGAGAA GTACCCATTGTTTgataatattcaaaaatatctttGGCCACGGTTGTGTCATCTCCTTCCAAAGGACTT GTACCAGTTGCATTATCACCTAATAACTTTTGGAAAG GTTTTTTGCacaaagaaaaatccaaattgCAATGCTTGTCCAATGAGTACAAATTGTGAGCATTTCAAGAGTGCCTTTGCAAG TGCACAATCCTTACCTGGAACAACATCGAGGCAACCAACTAAGGACAAAATAGTGACAGACAACCTTTTACCAATGCCTATTTTTGAGGTGAATCAATCTTCGACCACAACGAAATACCAAGCATACAGAGAGTGTGAGCCCATCATTGAAATGCCATCATCACCAGAAGCAGAATCTGAGAGGATATATATGCTTGAATTTGAAGCAAACAATGAGGAAGAGGATTATCATGTTTCTGATGAAgcaaacaaggaagaagaggatTATCCTAGTCCTGATGATGAAAAGATTCTGGTCATGAATCTCAGCAGTCAAAGTAAAGAAACTCATAATCATTCTTCACAGGAGGATAAGAATCATATGAATATATCAGCGTCATTAGTAACATTGCCTTGTACTGGAAGCATGCCTGcaccaaaaatgaaaaatgccAGTCGACTAAGAACCGAGCGCCTTGT TTATGTACTTAATGATGGGCACCCTCTTCTTACAGAG cGTACTCCACTAGAACCTGGTGATCCTAGTCCTTATAGTCTAGTTATATGGAGTGCAG ACGAATTAGAAAAATCAAACGAATCAATCATGAATAACATACAAGAAAAAGATTCTCTAACGGTTCCTGGAACTATTTTG ATACCATGTCGCACTGCAATGAGAGGCCGTTTTCCATTGAACGGAACCTACTTTCAAGTCAATGAG